In one Fodinicola acaciae genomic region, the following are encoded:
- a CDS encoding TetR/AcrR family transcriptional regulator → MAGQGDARSESRPLRGREKQARDNDRQILVAAAEVLAVNPDAPMSEIAARARVGQGSLYRRYRDRNELLRDLCATGMREAADLASSARESVRQLGSDGFVRFMHSYLDSPASMLLVLAGRVDPDDELITLADDVHDAIDKVIAESRRHGCLRAGITALDLELLITQLARRPLLGNPTRDRELAHRYLDLALHGLVQTGGPVTGDAPSREENLTQWRTRAPIRK, encoded by the coding sequence ATGGCAGGTCAGGGGGACGCCCGGTCCGAGTCTCGGCCGTTACGCGGCAGGGAAAAACAAGCGCGAGACAACGACCGGCAGATCCTCGTCGCCGCCGCGGAGGTGCTGGCGGTCAACCCAGACGCGCCGATGTCGGAGATCGCGGCACGTGCACGTGTCGGGCAGGGGTCGCTCTATCGGCGTTATCGCGACCGCAACGAGCTTCTCCGCGACCTGTGCGCCACGGGAATGCGGGAGGCGGCCGACCTCGCCAGTTCCGCGCGGGAATCGGTCCGCCAGCTGGGATCGGACGGTTTCGTTCGTTTCATGCACAGTTATCTGGACTCGCCGGCGAGCATGCTTCTCGTGCTCGCGGGGCGAGTCGATCCCGACGACGAACTCATCACACTCGCCGACGACGTGCACGATGCCATCGACAAGGTCATCGCGGAGAGCCGGCGCCATGGCTGCCTGCGGGCCGGGATCACGGCGCTCGACCTCGAGTTGCTGATCACCCAGCTCGCTCGCCGCCCTCTGCTGGGCAACCCCACACGTGACCGCGAACTCGCCCATCGATACCTGGACCTCGCACTACACGGGCTGGTGCAGACCGGCGGGCCAGTTACCGGCGATGCACCCAGCCGCGAGGAAAACCTCACCCAATGGCGGACGCGCGCTCCGATCAGGAAATAG
- a CDS encoding DHA2 family efflux MFS transporter permease subunit, with translation MDVSSVVRSRTGVVGWGVLPLLVAAQFVLVVDSSIVNIALPSMRSDLHLSNEELSWTVNAYVLAFGGFLLLGGRLADLLGRRRMFVIGLALFTMASLAGGFAQSSAWLFGARAAQGLGAAITSPAALSLLSTIFVEGKARDRAMGVWGAAVGAGGAFGVLLGGVITSGLGWRWVLFINVPVGVAVIALAPIVLPAVATTGRDRIDVVGAVLVTGCLGVLVWALVDIPRLGWASSDFFVRVGVAIVLGVAFIVVEARSRHPLVPFSIFGIRSVSAANALNFMLSMTLLAMFYFISLYLQEVLRLSAVLTGLAYLPLTVGITVASQLAGRIGNRVDLKYVTVAGLGVLGCGLLWFSRLRPEGGYLLDVLGPSILCGVGMGCALVGLTITAMSGTSPGQAGLASGVLTTTQQIGGALGLAVTSTIAASVSNGGDSAHDMGAHDIESLTNGYGASFLLAACLSVVTAVAAIWLLRPTRERRAIDTFN, from the coding sequence ATGGATGTGTCATCGGTCGTACGCTCGCGCACGGGCGTTGTTGGCTGGGGTGTGCTTCCGCTCTTGGTCGCGGCGCAGTTCGTGCTGGTGGTCGACAGTTCCATCGTGAACATCGCGCTGCCGAGTATGCGGTCGGATCTACACCTGTCGAACGAGGAACTGTCGTGGACAGTTAACGCCTACGTTCTGGCCTTCGGCGGTTTCCTGTTGCTCGGCGGGCGCTTGGCCGATCTTCTGGGCCGGCGACGGATGTTCGTCATCGGCCTCGCCCTGTTCACAATGGCCTCCCTGGCGGGAGGTTTCGCGCAGTCGTCGGCCTGGTTGTTCGGGGCTCGCGCTGCCCAGGGTTTGGGTGCGGCGATCACGTCACCAGCGGCTCTTTCGCTGCTGAGCACCATATTTGTCGAAGGTAAGGCGCGGGACCGCGCCATGGGCGTGTGGGGCGCGGCGGTTGGCGCCGGCGGCGCGTTCGGTGTGTTGCTGGGCGGTGTGATCACCAGTGGGCTCGGCTGGCGTTGGGTGCTGTTCATCAACGTCCCGGTTGGGGTCGCCGTCATCGCCCTGGCGCCGATCGTGCTCCCGGCTGTCGCCACAACCGGCCGTGATCGCATCGATGTCGTCGGCGCGGTGCTGGTCACCGGCTGCCTCGGCGTCCTTGTCTGGGCACTTGTCGACATACCGCGGCTGGGCTGGGCTTCATCGGACTTCTTCGTACGCGTCGGCGTCGCGATCGTCCTGGGGGTGGCGTTCATCGTCGTCGAAGCGCGGAGCCGGCATCCACTCGTGCCGTTCTCGATTTTCGGTATTCGATCGGTGAGCGCGGCGAATGCTCTTAATTTCATGCTCAGCATGACACTGCTGGCGATGTTCTATTTCATTTCCCTTTATTTGCAGGAGGTGCTTCGCCTGAGTGCGGTCCTCACTGGTCTGGCATACCTGCCGCTCACCGTCGGCATCACCGTGGCCTCGCAACTGGCGGGACGGATCGGCAACCGCGTCGACCTGAAGTACGTGACGGTCGCCGGTCTTGGTGTCCTCGGTTGCGGTCTGCTGTGGTTCAGCCGTTTACGACCAGAGGGCGGCTATCTCCTGGACGTACTCGGCCCGTCGATTCTGTGCGGCGTCGGCATGGGCTGCGCGCTGGTCGGTCTGACCATCACGGCCATGTCGGGCACCTCGCCCGGTCAGGCCGGTCTCGCCTCCGGCGTACTCACCACCACCCAGCAGATCGGCGGCGCTCTCGGGCTCGCGGTTACCAGCACCATCGCCGCGTCCGTTTCCAACGGCGGTGACAGTGCTCACGACATGGGCGCTCACGACATTGAGTCGCTGACCAACGGCTACGGTGCCAGTTTTCTCCTGGCTGCCTGCCTTAGCGTCGTCACCGCCGTCGCCGCGATCTGGCTGTTGCGACCAACCCGCGAACGGCGGGC